One stretch of Punica granatum isolate Tunisia-2019 chromosome 5, ASM765513v2, whole genome shotgun sequence DNA includes these proteins:
- the LOC116209027 gene encoding histidine-rich glycoprotein-like, whose translation MSRIIILVALLGLVAAAAADFAAEPPHFRHRPRHEHMMPPVGAPRSFPEHKLLHDSEHGPGPRPGPFVHPPRMAGAPDHMAHHHHGAHPPMMEHGHGPNGKVMPPSHAPQMHPHHHDPLAPAY comes from the coding sequence ATGTCCAGAATTATAATCTTAGTTGCGTTGCTTGGGCTGGTAGCAGCTGCTGCAGCTGATTTTGCCGCAGAACCTCCCCATTTCCGGCACAGGCCACGCCATGAGCACATGATGCCGCCTGTGGGAGCCCCGAGGTCCTTCCCGGAGCACAAGCTGCTCCATGATAGTGAACATGGCCCAGGCCCCAGGCCCGGACCTTTCGTGCACCCGCCCAGGATGGCTGGAGCGCCGGACCACATGGCTCACCACCACCATGGTGCACACCCTCCCATGATGGAGCACGGTCACGGGCCCAATGGGAAGGTCATGCCACCAAGTCATGCTCCCCAGATGCATCCGCATCATCACGATCCTCTGGCTCCGGCCTATTAG